One part of the Ursus arctos isolate Adak ecotype North America unplaced genomic scaffold, UrsArc2.0 scaffold_20, whole genome shotgun sequence genome encodes these proteins:
- the LOC113250075 gene encoding proline-rich protein 23A-like yields the protein MGSRPRSPSAYPELCWGPPPGGPRPAKRRRTEEPAGLEGLEGPPAAAGALTSVVVLATGCALQLLLDDVELVLEPQATSALQVTLGELSLVLVPEALLSSGGQGPSPAGLEHGASRNAPGHEVAVEQGFFCASVPEVAAQEEAYEEDADPEFLPPGLDPAAGSVPGLRPHPQGPKPDPWPGAPTPRPKRRSPLRYFSLDAHLLEPFPSSPLQPLPPSPSPGPQVRPQRPPGPSRKARRRLFWE from the coding sequence ATGGGCAGCCGGCCCCGCAGCCCCAGCGCCTACCCTGAGCTCTGCTGGGGACCGCCGCCCGGAGGACCCCGCCCTGCCAAGCGCCGCCGAACCGAGGAGCCCGCGGGCCTGGAAGGCCTGGAGgggccgcccgccgccgccggcgcactcacctccGTGGTGGTCCTGGCCACGGGCTGTGCCCTGCAGCTGCTCCTGGACGACGTGGAGCTGGTGCTCGAGCCCCAGGCGACGTCGGCCCTGCAAGTGACCCTCGGAGAGCTCTCCCTCGTGCTGGTCCCCGAGGCCCTCCTCAGCTCGGGAGGGCAGGGCCCCTCGCCCGCCGGCCTAGAACACGGCGCTTCCCGGAACGCGCCCGGGCACGAAGTCGCCGTCGAGCAGGGATTCTTCTGCGCATCTGTCCCAGAGGTGGCCGCCCAAGAAGAGGCCTACGAGGAAGACGCGGACCCCGAGTTCCTGCCGCCTGGGCTGGACCCCGCGGCGGGCTCCGTCCCTGGGCTCCGCCCCCACCCGCAGGGCCCCAAACCAGATCCCTGGCCTGGGGCCCCCACCCCTCGTCCAAAGAGACGCTCTCCTCTTCGCTACTTCAGCCTGGACGCCCACCTTCTGGAGCCCTTCCCCAGCTCGCCACTCCAACCTCTACCTCCCTCTCCGAGTCCAGGTCCCCAAGTGCGCCCCCAGCGCCCTCCGGGTCCCTCTCGCAAGGCCCGGAGACGTCTGTTCTGGGAATGA
- the LOC113253678 gene encoding proline-rich protein 23A-like — MGSRPRSPSAYAELRWGPPPGGPRPAKRRRTEEPAGLEGLEGPPAAAGALTSVVVLATGCALQLLLDDVELVLEPQATSALQVTLGELSLVLVPEALLSSGGQGPSPAGLEHGASRNAPGHEVAVEQGFFCASVPEVAAQEEAYEEDADPEFLPPGVDPAAGSVPGLRPHPQGPKPDPWPGAPTPRPKRRSPLRYFNLDAHLLEPFPSSPLQPLPPSPSPGPQVRPQRPPGPSRKARRRLFRE; from the coding sequence ATGGGCAGCCGGCCCCGCAGCCCCAGCGCCTACGCTGAGCTCCGCTGGGGACCGCCGCCCGGAGGACCCCGCCCTGCCAAGCGCCGCCGAACCGAGGAGCCCGCGGGCCTGGAAGGCCTGGAGgggccgcccgccgccgccggcgcactcacctccGTGGTGGTCCTGGCCACGGGCTGTGCCCTGCAGCTGCTCCTGGACGACGTGGAGCTGGTGCTCGAGCCCCAGGCGACGTCGGCCCTGCAAGTGACCCTCGGAGAGCTCTCCCTCGTGCTGGTCCCCGAGGCCCTCCTCAGCTCGGGAGGGCAGGGCCCCTCGCCCGCCGGCCTAGAACACGGCGCTTCCCGGAACGCGCCCGGGCACGAAGTCGCCGTCGAGCAGGGATTCTTCTGCGCATCTGTCCCAGAGGTGGCCGCCCAAGAAGAGGCCTACGAGGAAGACGCGGACCCCGAGTTCCTGCCGCCTGGGGTGGACCCCGCAGCTGGCTCCGTCCCTGGGCTCCGCCCCCACCCGCAGGGCCCCAAACCAGATCCCTGGCCTGGGGCCCCCACCCCTCGTCCAAAGAGACGCTCTCCTCTTCGCTACTTCAACCTGGACGCCCACCTTCTGGAGCCCTTCCCCAGCTCGCCACTCCAACCTCTACCTCCCTCTCCGAGTCCAGGTCCCCAAGTGCGCCCCCAGCGCCCTCCGGGTCCCTCTCGCAAGGCCCGGAGACGTCTGTTCCGGGAATGA
- the LOC113253679 gene encoding proline-rich protein 23A-like — translation MGSRPRSPSAYPELCWGPPPGGPRPAKRRRTEEPAGLEGLEGPPAAAGALTSVVVLATGCALQLLLDDVELVLEPQATSALQVTLGELSLVLVPEALLSSGGQGPSPAGLEHGASRNAPGHEVAVEQGFFCASVPEVAAQEEAYEEDADPEFLPPGLDPAAGSVPGLRPHPQGPKPDPWPGAPTPRPKRRSPLRYFSLDAHLLEPFPSSPLQPLPPSPSPGPQVRPQRPPGPSRKARRRLFRE, via the coding sequence ATGGGCAGCCGGCCCCGCAGCCCCAGCGCCTACCCTGAGCTCTGCTGGGGACCGCCGCCCGGAGGACCCCGCCCTGCCAAGCGCCGCCGAACCGAGGAGCCCGCGGGCCTGGAAGGCCTGGAGgggccgcccgccgccgccggcgcactcacctccGTGGTGGTCCTGGCCACGGGCTGTGCCCTGCAGCTGCTCCTGGACGACGTGGAGCTGGTGCTCGAGCCCCAGGCGACGTCGGCCCTGCAAGTGACCCTCGGAGAGCTCTCCCTCGTGCTGGTCCCCGAGGCCCTCCTCAGCTCGGGAGGGCAGGGCCCCTCGCCCGCCGGCCTAGAACACGGCGCTTCCCGGAACGCGCCCGGGCACGAAGTCGCCGTCGAGCAGGGATTCTTCTGCGCATCTGTCCCAGAGGTGGCCGCCCAAGAAGAGGCCTACGAGGAAGACGCGGACCCCGAGTTCCTGCCGCCTGGGCTGGACCCCGCGGCGGGCTCCGTCCCTGGGCTCCGCCCCCACCCGCAGGGCCCCAAACCAGATCCCTGGCCTGGGGCCCCCACCCCTCGTCCAAAGAGACGCTCTCCTCTTCGCTACTTCAGCCTGGACGCCCACCTTCTGGAGCCCTTCCCCAGCTCGCCACTCCAACCTCTACCTCCCTCTCCGAGTCCAGGTCCCCAAGTGCGCCCCCAGCGCCCTCCGGGTCCCTCTCGCAAGGCCCGGAGACGTCTGTTCCGGGAATGA